One Nonomuraea angiospora DNA segment encodes these proteins:
- a CDS encoding acyl-CoA dehydrogenase family protein: protein MHHRLAAAEGIVFLRDTPPGSPDQQLGSRLAAARLGATRRAFDAVVHRLGNRQSSGEPLLRRQLVTGSVADTVAGIELARAMLNAPYEAHDLITELDEGIIMLFGGAGYITDQPTRALYVSAMIANVWGATR, encoded by the coding sequence GTGCACCATCGGCTGGCCGCCGCAGAAGGGATCGTCTTTCTTCGCGACACACCTCCCGGCTCACCTGACCAGCAGCTCGGCTCCCGGCTCGCCGCCGCCCGGCTGGGCGCGACAAGGCGGGCCTTCGACGCGGTCGTCCACCGTCTGGGCAACCGCCAGTCCTCTGGTGAACCGCTCCTGCGGCGCCAGCTCGTGACCGGCAGCGTCGCCGACACTGTTGCCGGCATCGAGCTCGCCCGAGCCATGCTGAATGCGCCGTATGAAGCCCACGATCTGATCACGGAGCTCGATGAAGGGATCATCATGCTCTTCGGTGGCGCCGGCTACATCACCGATCAGCCTACCCGCGCCCTCTATGTCTCCGCCATGATCGCGAATGTCTGGGGAGCGACTCGGTGA
- a CDS encoding acyl carrier protein: MREASASVRIELESLLGHEIASPSPDVRLFEDLALDSTSLLELLMNLEDNVGIEVDPDEISAEVFATIGSLTDYVDKCLARKTA; encoded by the coding sequence ATGCGTGAGGCATCGGCATCCGTCCGGATCGAACTGGAGTCTCTTCTCGGTCACGAGATCGCCAGCCCCTCTCCCGATGTGCGACTGTTCGAAGACCTCGCCCTGGATTCGACCAGCCTCCTCGAGCTGCTGATGAACCTGGAGGACAATGTGGGAATCGAGGTCGACCCCGATGAGATCAGTGCCGAGGTGTTCGCCACCATCGGTTCACTGACCGATTATGTCGATAAGTGCCTGGCCAGGAAGACGGCCTAG
- the acpS gene encoding holo-ACP synthase, with protein sequence MRIGVDLLHISRFNRIAERPRFRRMLFSAKELQAARHMRQPRLGEYLAGRFCGKEAVAKVLGRGFGQGLEWRDIEILTDDWGAPSVFLHSGASRIAAAAGVGAIDLSLTHQNDLVICVAAVRCQ encoded by the coding sequence ATGAGAATAGGCGTCGACCTTCTTCACATCTCGCGGTTCAACCGCATCGCGGAGCGCCCGCGTTTCCGTCGGATGCTGTTCTCCGCGAAGGAGCTCCAGGCGGCTCGGCACATGCGTCAGCCCCGGCTCGGCGAGTATCTCGCCGGGCGCTTCTGCGGCAAGGAGGCCGTCGCCAAAGTGCTGGGCCGTGGATTCGGCCAAGGCCTGGAATGGCGCGACATAGAGATCCTTACCGACGACTGGGGTGCCCCCTCCGTTTTCCTCCACAGTGGAGCCTCCCGCATCGCAGCGGCCGCGGGAGTCGGCGCGATCGACCTTTCGCTCACCCACCAGAATGATCTCGTCATCTGCGTCGCCGCCGTGCGCTGCCAGTGA
- a CDS encoding carbamoyltransferase C-terminal domain-containing protein: protein MKVLGVHDGHSASACIIDDDQVVAAIQEERLTREKNRGGAPKAAVQRILELTGTSLHEIDQVAFSTLEFRNPGLHTTADVMTVFGRTFTAPAEQLALESRGGAVEQQRRRAEFLRDAGYPEERIQFIDHHTCHAATAYFARGTFDQEVLVLTSDGHGDDLCASVSVGSNGKLTRLAAVPRDDSIAAIYGYVTYLLGFVPLEHEYKLMGMAPYAENTKAASEICALFESMFEMDPAEPLIWKRRQGTPPVTEMAPMLLDLLRFRRFDTVMAGLQMFAERVTTQWVTNVVRSLGITDLAFGGGLFMNVKINQRIAALPEVTSAFFCPSGGDESNSLGAAWVAADTAPSPTDSGRRPLPGLYLGSEYTDADVAAAVDQHTFLKSVRVHEVDDIEDRCAALLADKKIVARFAGRMEFGARALGNRSILANPSDPDATLIINQMVKKRDFWMPFAPTVLRERAHDYLTDWREFGGEYMAQAFSLNEEKFHELRAAVHPQDHTCRPQILSAEANPRYHRLIKLFEERTGIGAVLNTSFNLHGYPIVESPAQALRVFDLSGLRYLALGNLLIEQDDAPAS, encoded by the coding sequence GTGAAGGTTCTCGGTGTGCACGATGGTCATTCTGCGTCCGCGTGCATAATCGACGACGACCAGGTCGTTGCCGCTATTCAAGAAGAGCGATTAACGCGGGAAAAGAATCGCGGAGGAGCTCCCAAGGCGGCAGTTCAGCGCATTCTCGAACTCACTGGAACGTCGCTGCATGAAATCGATCAAGTTGCGTTCAGCACGCTTGAGTTCCGCAATCCCGGATTGCACACCACAGCCGACGTCATGACGGTCTTCGGTCGCACATTTACCGCACCGGCCGAACAACTGGCGCTCGAGTCACGAGGCGGCGCGGTGGAGCAGCAGCGCCGGAGAGCGGAGTTTCTGCGGGACGCGGGATATCCCGAGGAGCGGATCCAGTTCATCGATCACCACACCTGCCATGCAGCGACCGCCTACTTCGCCAGGGGGACGTTCGACCAAGAGGTCCTCGTCCTCACCAGCGACGGCCATGGAGACGACCTGTGCGCCTCGGTCTCAGTCGGCAGCAATGGCAAGCTGACACGCTTGGCCGCCGTCCCTCGGGACGACTCGATCGCGGCCATCTATGGCTACGTGACGTACTTGCTGGGGTTTGTACCACTTGAGCATGAATACAAGCTCATGGGCATGGCACCCTACGCGGAGAACACGAAGGCGGCAAGCGAGATTTGCGCCCTCTTCGAGTCCATGTTCGAAATGGACCCGGCCGAGCCACTGATCTGGAAGAGGCGACAGGGCACGCCGCCGGTGACCGAGATGGCTCCGATGCTCCTCGACCTGCTGCGCTTCCGCCGCTTCGACACGGTGATGGCCGGCTTGCAGATGTTCGCGGAGCGCGTCACCACGCAGTGGGTGACGAACGTCGTTCGTTCGCTGGGCATCACCGATCTGGCCTTCGGCGGCGGGCTCTTCATGAATGTCAAGATCAACCAGCGCATCGCCGCGCTGCCCGAGGTCACCTCGGCCTTCTTCTGCCCTTCCGGCGGGGACGAGAGCAACTCGCTCGGCGCGGCCTGGGTCGCGGCGGACACCGCGCCTTCCCCTACGGATTCCGGCCGCCGCCCGCTTCCCGGCCTGTATCTGGGGTCCGAGTACACCGACGCCGACGTGGCGGCGGCGGTCGACCAGCACACCTTCCTCAAGAGCGTACGCGTGCACGAGGTCGACGACATCGAAGACCGATGCGCCGCTCTGCTCGCGGACAAGAAGATCGTCGCACGCTTCGCCGGCCGCATGGAATTCGGCGCGCGGGCCCTGGGAAACCGCTCCATCCTGGCCAATCCCAGTGACCCGGATGCCACCCTGATCATCAATCAGATGGTCAAGAAGCGGGACTTCTGGATGCCTTTCGCACCCACCGTCCTACGTGAGAGAGCGCACGACTACCTCACCGACTGGCGGGAGTTCGGCGGTGAGTACATGGCTCAGGCATTCTCCTTGAACGAGGAGAAATTTCACGAGCTGAGAGCCGCCGTGCACCCGCAGGACCACACGTGCAGGCCGCAGATCCTCTCGGCCGAGGCGAACCCCCGCTACCACCGGCTCATCAAGCTGTTCGAAGAGCGCACGGGGATCGGCGCCGTTCTCAACACCTCCTTCAACCTGCACGGCTATCCGATCGTGGAATCGCCGGCCCAGGCGTTGCGGGTTTTCGACCTGTCGGGCCTGCGTTACCTGGCCCTGGGCAACCTCCTGATCGAGCAGGACGACGCACCGGCCTCATGA
- a CDS encoding serine hydrolase domain-containing protein — protein sequence MTGKWLDLAAESVSSWLDELVASGGAPGAVAIVGTVERTRVLTHGVIAPGLVDLPPHETVLFDIASLTKIVATWVGVGQAVAANDLDLDTPVGEYFGEESLPGSVVTTRQILSHTSGLMAATRFDRYVGSGRDLVELILSEPLDTPPGASYRYVNRGFVLLGLLLERLYKRPLDQLMSERVWQPWSMNDTSFGPLAASPAVAPTETRLPGTRPVWGVVHDENAAQMGGVAGHAGVFTTARDLAAFCRRVLTDDWTDTGFARYVEQSIQVHAGGDEHRGLAWLLSDDGRTMYHHGFTGSSIFVFKEKAAYVTVLSNAVYNSRDRRGLAALRQNIKGLAER from the coding sequence ATGACAGGAAAGTGGCTGGACCTGGCGGCGGAGTCCGTCTCTTCGTGGCTTGACGAATTGGTCGCGAGTGGTGGCGCACCCGGTGCCGTCGCCATCGTGGGCACAGTCGAGCGAACGCGAGTGCTGACACACGGGGTGATCGCACCAGGCTTGGTCGACCTTCCTCCGCACGAGACCGTGCTGTTCGATATCGCCTCGCTCACGAAAATCGTCGCGACCTGGGTCGGAGTCGGCCAGGCCGTCGCCGCCAACGACCTCGACCTCGACACGCCTGTCGGCGAGTATTTCGGCGAAGAGTCCCTGCCGGGATCGGTCGTGACCACTCGGCAGATCCTTTCGCACACCAGCGGCCTCATGGCGGCGACCCGGTTCGACCGTTACGTCGGCTCGGGGCGCGACCTCGTGGAGCTGATTCTTTCCGAACCGCTGGACACGCCGCCCGGCGCCTCCTACCGGTACGTCAACAGAGGCTTCGTGCTGCTCGGACTGCTCCTCGAGAGGCTGTACAAGCGCCCGCTCGATCAGCTGATGTCCGAGCGGGTCTGGCAGCCCTGGTCGATGAACGACACGAGCTTCGGTCCCCTCGCCGCCTCACCCGCCGTCGCCCCGACAGAAACCAGGCTCCCGGGCACCCGTCCTGTCTGGGGTGTCGTTCACGACGAGAACGCCGCGCAGATGGGAGGGGTCGCAGGCCATGCCGGAGTCTTCACCACGGCACGCGACCTGGCCGCGTTCTGCCGACGGGTGCTCACCGACGACTGGACGGACACGGGCTTCGCCCGCTACGTCGAGCAGAGCATCCAGGTCCATGCCGGCGGCGACGAACATCGCGGCCTGGCCTGGCTGCTGTCGGACGACGGCCGCACCATGTACCACCACGGCTTCACAGGAAGCAGCATATTCGTCTTCAAGGAGAAGGCGGCGTATGTCACGGTGCTGTCCAACGCGGTGTACAACTCGAGAGACCGGCGGGGCCTGGCGGCGCTGCGACAAAACATCAAGGGGCTGGCGGAACGATGA
- a CDS encoding UDP-N-acetylglucosamine 1-carboxyvinyltransferase, which yields MNRLLVNGGRPLHGRCLVQGSKNIALHLYAASLLIPDVVELSNAPDIIDTHVCAELLRSLGADADYDDQRLKTKAAGKISAMIPAELGGRIRPTACFGAAVLVRAGQATFPLPGGDAFCDRPIDRHLAVMAAAGADITLHAGRVEATLAAGRPQAFSASLDTAFGPSLGATVTALFLAVTASGRSVLTDASIEPEVMHTIEFLNRAGADITVQHDGRIEIQGVDGLRAADYTVPVDRLEAGTLVMATAATDGRTTLEGARLADFPSAFHDAVNAVGIEMSDIPGGVAVARRHDLRATDFATAPHPGFPTDLQPQMTALLTLADGQSTITEAVYPKRATHVAGLREFGADIRENGNTLTVRGPRVLAGTRATGVDIRCVTALLLAALTAAGTSHISGVFHLNRGYSSLVPKLANLGADISFSDL from the coding sequence ATGAACCGACTCCTGGTAAACGGCGGCCGGCCGCTGCACGGCCGATGCCTGGTGCAGGGGTCCAAGAACATCGCCCTGCACCTCTACGCAGCGTCACTCCTCATACCGGACGTGGTCGAGCTGTCCAACGCCCCGGACATCATCGACACGCACGTCTGCGCGGAACTGTTGCGGAGCCTGGGCGCGGACGCCGACTACGACGACCAGAGGTTGAAGACGAAAGCCGCAGGGAAGATCAGCGCAATGATCCCGGCCGAGCTGGGCGGCCGGATCCGCCCGACCGCGTGCTTCGGCGCGGCCGTGCTCGTCCGCGCCGGGCAGGCGACTTTCCCGCTGCCGGGAGGTGACGCGTTCTGCGACCGCCCCATCGATCGGCACCTGGCGGTGATGGCCGCGGCCGGCGCCGACATCACGCTTCACGCCGGCCGGGTGGAGGCCACGCTGGCCGCGGGGCGGCCCCAGGCGTTCTCCGCATCGTTGGACACCGCCTTCGGGCCCAGTCTGGGGGCCACCGTGACCGCTCTCTTCCTCGCGGTGACAGCGAGCGGAAGGTCTGTGCTGACGGACGCGAGTATCGAGCCCGAGGTGATGCACACGATCGAATTCCTCAACAGGGCCGGGGCCGACATCACCGTCCAGCACGATGGACGCATTGAGATCCAGGGCGTGGACGGCCTGCGCGCCGCGGACTACACGGTGCCCGTTGATCGGCTGGAGGCCGGCACGCTGGTGATGGCCACGGCCGCCACCGACGGCCGGACCACGCTGGAAGGCGCCCGGCTCGCGGATTTTCCGTCGGCCTTCCACGATGCCGTCAATGCCGTCGGCATCGAGATGTCGGACATTCCCGGAGGGGTTGCCGTCGCCCGGAGGCATGACCTCAGGGCCACCGACTTCGCCACCGCCCCGCACCCGGGATTCCCCACCGACCTGCAGCCTCAGATGACGGCGTTGCTCACGCTGGCGGACGGGCAGAGCACCATCACGGAGGCTGTCTACCCGAAACGCGCCACCCATGTCGCCGGCCTTCGTGAATTCGGCGCCGATATTCGCGAGAATGGCAATACGCTGACCGTGCGCGGCCCACGCGTACTAGCGGGGACCCGCGCGACCGGAGTGGACATCCGCTGCGTCACGGCATTATTACTGGCCGCTCTGACCGCTGCAGGGACCTCCCACATATCCGGCGTCTTTCACCTGAATCGCGGATATAGTTCTCTCGTCCCGAAGCTGGCGAATCTCGGGGCAGACATCTCTTTTTCTGACCTCTAG
- a CDS encoding alpha/beta hydrolase produces MRQVGLVAEDGVLLDAVLHEPAGEPRGMVVALHGITGDMEARGKFPRLADILVAAGCAMLRFSFRGHGRSGGTPANVTIAGEVLDLQAALAYVRSLGDLPLSLVATSFGAVSATLSLPDLEGRLTGLVLWCPVLDLRHTFLEPQLPWGRANFGPQQQQRMLADGELLIDGRFAIGRALWEEFALRRPLDHLLSSSVPALIIHGDQDSYVSYEVARAASRGRAACEFRTISGAEHGFDTREREDEAILVTADWLLGRHNAS; encoded by the coding sequence ATGCGGCAGGTCGGACTGGTCGCGGAGGACGGCGTTCTGCTGGACGCTGTGTTGCATGAGCCGGCCGGTGAGCCGAGGGGAATGGTGGTCGCCCTTCACGGCATAACGGGGGACATGGAGGCGCGAGGAAAGTTCCCCCGGCTGGCGGACATTCTCGTGGCGGCAGGCTGCGCAATGCTGAGGTTCTCCTTTCGCGGGCATGGAAGGAGCGGCGGAACGCCGGCGAACGTGACGATCGCGGGGGAGGTCCTGGATCTGCAGGCGGCGCTTGCCTACGTGAGATCCCTGGGCGATCTGCCCTTGTCCCTCGTCGCGACCAGCTTCGGCGCAGTGAGCGCGACACTCTCGTTGCCCGATCTCGAAGGCCGGCTGACCGGACTGGTGCTCTGGTGCCCGGTCCTGGACCTTCGCCACACGTTTCTTGAGCCACAACTGCCGTGGGGACGGGCCAACTTCGGCCCTCAGCAGCAGCAACGCATGCTCGCGGACGGCGAGTTGCTGATTGATGGGAGATTCGCGATCGGACGTGCGTTGTGGGAGGAATTCGCGCTCCGCCGTCCGCTCGATCATCTGTTGAGCAGCTCGGTCCCTGCCCTCATCATCCACGGGGACCAGGACAGCTATGTTTCCTACGAGGTTGCGAGGGCCGCGTCCCGAGGCCGCGCCGCGTGTGAGTTCCGGACCATCTCCGGCGCGGAGCACGGTTTCGACACCCGCGAACGCGAGGATGAGGCGATCCTGGTGACAGCGGACTGGCTGCTGGGAAGGCACAACGCCTCATGA
- a CDS encoding condensation domain-containing protein codes for MKKNTEYVEIDYSELPQEADYSFPQTWGQHSVWQGLVRFGQDANLLNVGLQWRLPGGVTMPAVLSALANLIRAHATLRTVFQETPEGPAQKVTQPTKMPVEIVDIAGERRESVYGEVQESLARVFDHAHGPQFTFTVFTDRGVPRFVFPNISHLAVDRQGLKVLETSFLKFVNGQHISPGETYWQPFDQVQLEKTRLARSKGQRACDQWSKALRRTGPHLWGAPRLKGEDAPIIHAKMTSCRAAKALPTAVTLHNASAGSVLLAAVSAAVAAVTDHDGHAAVEIVFANRYLRRAGEYAGPLAQGGVIAAPCSSARTLTEMVQSINADMPRAYLSAYWPPSSLQASLRDCGFDDIHDRVTSFLFNNFITEARVFEPHDRPVMEDTVFEWLPSWNYMPSHCSFRIGYDEEGRIFVTARVNSRLLSRNMLTRLLSGVESALQAMAEGSSVRAGDLPLD; via the coding sequence ATGAAGAAGAACACGGAATATGTGGAGATCGACTATTCTGAGCTGCCGCAGGAGGCTGACTACTCGTTCCCGCAGACCTGGGGGCAGCACTCTGTGTGGCAAGGCCTCGTTCGCTTCGGCCAAGATGCGAACCTGCTCAATGTAGGACTGCAATGGAGACTTCCCGGGGGAGTCACGATGCCCGCGGTTTTGAGCGCATTGGCCAATCTCATACGCGCGCATGCAACTCTTCGCACCGTTTTCCAGGAGACCCCCGAGGGCCCTGCACAGAAAGTGACCCAGCCGACCAAAATGCCTGTCGAAATAGTGGACATCGCAGGCGAGAGGCGCGAGTCAGTATACGGTGAGGTGCAGGAGAGCCTCGCAAGGGTATTCGACCACGCGCATGGACCCCAATTCACCTTCACGGTCTTCACCGATCGCGGTGTGCCACGATTCGTGTTTCCCAACATATCCCACCTCGCGGTCGACCGCCAAGGGCTTAAGGTTTTGGAGACGTCGTTCCTGAAGTTCGTCAACGGGCAACACATCTCCCCCGGCGAGACGTATTGGCAACCATTCGATCAGGTACAGCTGGAGAAGACACGCCTCGCGAGGTCCAAGGGCCAGCGCGCCTGCGACCAGTGGAGTAAGGCACTTCGGCGAACCGGCCCACATCTGTGGGGCGCTCCGCGGCTGAAAGGTGAGGACGCCCCGATCATTCACGCCAAGATGACTTCGTGCCGAGCGGCGAAGGCCCTGCCGACCGCGGTGACACTTCATAACGCATCTGCGGGAAGCGTGCTGCTCGCGGCGGTTTCAGCGGCCGTCGCCGCCGTCACCGACCATGACGGCCACGCGGCCGTGGAGATCGTCTTCGCCAACCGGTACCTCCGCCGAGCCGGCGAATATGCCGGCCCCTTGGCTCAGGGAGGCGTCATCGCAGCGCCATGCTCCTCGGCGAGAACACTCACGGAGATGGTTCAGAGCATCAACGCCGATATGCCACGGGCCTACCTGAGCGCCTACTGGCCTCCCTCTTCCCTGCAGGCCTCCCTGCGCGATTGCGGATTCGATGACATACATGATCGGGTCACCAGTTTTCTCTTCAACAACTTCATCACAGAGGCGCGGGTTTTCGAGCCGCACGATCGACCGGTCATGGAGGACACGGTTTTCGAATGGTTGCCGAGTTGGAATTACATGCCGAGTCACTGCTCTTTCCGGATCGGCTACGACGAAGAGGGGCGCATCTTTGTCACGGCCCGCGTGAATTCCCGGCTGCTCAGCCGGAACATGTTGACGAGACTGCTGTCGGGGGTGGAGTCCGCACTTCAGGCGATGGCAGAAGGGAGCTCGGTCCGCGCGGGAGACCTGCCCTTGGACTGA
- a CDS encoding acyl-CoA dehydrogenase family protein has protein sequence MIDLDRRLQAWRIVCAETAAELRDLAPPIDRDPYDMKPHLGREVFSRIRQWSTPCPYGEPFRIGSWTFRADSALEWVIAVTELSRGDASSLLACPMPDVAGLIVDLLGTEAQRHLFYSRIADGRTWTFFAMSEPDLGSNATSMETRIEDGQLYGVKRYIGNGARGRIGVVFGRTGPHLLSIRAALVEVPAPGWTAESLDMIGLRGACLAEIRLEGVPVIDLLGDHLTVTRRGLWAAIKVFHNMRIQVAAMAMGTSAGILDHVRAHRPQAPGLSHVQAANEACQDLVWQAAAGLDAGTERGHRSSVVKLLATRQAMRTARWAAKALGPASLLEHPLLEKWTRDVAGFEFMDGTSNIQRLHIARTFLNYPAHTAGAPGQKRMPSPVRDTELPQPQGRMPGGMS, from the coding sequence GTGATCGATCTGGACCGACGTCTGCAAGCGTGGCGCATAGTCTGCGCCGAGACCGCGGCCGAGTTACGCGATCTCGCACCGCCGATCGACCGGGACCCTTACGACATGAAGCCTCACCTCGGGAGGGAGGTCTTCTCCCGAATCCGGCAGTGGAGCACGCCCTGCCCGTATGGTGAGCCTTTCCGCATCGGCTCCTGGACCTTCCGTGCGGATTCGGCGCTCGAGTGGGTCATAGCCGTCACCGAACTGTCACGCGGCGACGCGAGCAGCCTGCTCGCGTGCCCGATGCCCGACGTTGCCGGACTAATCGTCGATCTGCTGGGCACCGAAGCGCAGCGTCACCTCTTCTACTCGCGGATCGCCGACGGAAGGACCTGGACGTTCTTCGCGATGAGCGAGCCGGACCTCGGGAGCAACGCCACCTCGATGGAGACACGCATCGAAGACGGACAGCTGTACGGGGTCAAACGGTACATCGGCAACGGCGCCCGCGGTCGAATCGGCGTGGTTTTCGGAAGGACGGGCCCGCATCTCCTGTCCATCAGAGCCGCGCTTGTCGAGGTACCGGCACCAGGCTGGACGGCGGAATCCCTGGACATGATCGGTCTGCGTGGCGCGTGCCTGGCCGAGATCCGGCTCGAAGGAGTGCCCGTCATCGATCTGCTGGGCGACCATCTGACCGTCACTCGCCGAGGGCTCTGGGCTGCGATCAAGGTCTTTCACAACATGCGGATCCAGGTGGCCGCGATGGCGATGGGAACCTCCGCGGGCATCCTCGACCACGTACGAGCTCATCGTCCGCAAGCCCCCGGCCTGTCGCACGTGCAGGCCGCCAATGAGGCTTGCCAGGACCTCGTTTGGCAGGCCGCCGCAGGCTTGGACGCCGGCACCGAGCGAGGACACCGTTCCTCGGTCGTGAAACTGCTCGCGACACGGCAGGCCATGAGAACCGCCAGATGGGCGGCGAAGGCTCTCGGGCCGGCGTCATTGCTGGAGCATCCGCTGCTGGAGAAATGGACCAGGGACGTGGCCGGGTTCGAGTTCATGGACGGCACCAGCAACATCCAGCGGCTGCATATCGCGCGCACCTTTCTAAACTATCCTGCGCACACCGCCGGAGCACCTGGTCAGAAGCGCATGCCATCTCCCGTACGGGACACGGAACTTCCGCAACCGCAGGGACGGATGCCTGGAGGTATGTCATGA